In Fimbriimonadaceae bacterium, the genomic stretch TCCAACTCTCAGACATCCCGCCCGGCACCTATGTAGTCAAAATCTGGCATCCCTACGTCCGGGAAGAGATTGTGCAGACGGTCACGGTCGAACCGAAAGGCCGGGCAACACTGAATGTGAATGTGCCCGCTCCCGCGGGCCGACTGTATGCCAATCAAATGGTGGAGAACCCGTATGTTCGTTACCAGATCACGGGTGCCGAGCAGACGGCAATCGTGCCGACGTTGGAAAAGCAGACGTACCGGTGAGAGTGGTGAAAGGCGTTCAGGATCGATCGTCAGCGCTGAAATGTGCCGGACGGGGTTCTAGCCGATTCGTCCGGTCATGAGTTCAAGGGAGTTCCGATAGCCTCGCGACGATCATGGGTGTTCACTGAACACCGCGTGAAATCGGGGCGACATATCATCCGGGGCGACATACCAAATGGTTCGGTGTATGGGGAGGCTGCGATGCGTCGATATCTCATTCCAGCAGGGGCGGTCCTGTGCGTAGTGGTGATGAGCGGCTGGATCGGAGCCCAGGAGTTTCGCGGGAATCCCGACAAAGGCGAGGCGGTCTACAAGGCACAGTGCCTCAGGTGTCACGGCAGGCTCGGAGACGGGAACGGACCGGATGCCCAGGGCTTGATCGTGCAGCCCAAGGACTTTCACACGTTGCCGTCCCGCGGCCGAACCGATTTCGAGTTGCTGATCGCGATTTCGAACGGGGTCCTGTTCAGCC encodes the following:
- a CDS encoding cytochrome c, coding for MRRYLIPAGAVLCVVVMSGWIGAQEFRGNPDKGEAVYKAQCLRCHGRLGDGNGPDAQGLIVQPKDFHTLPSRGRTDFELLIAISNGVLFSPMHSWRGRLKDQEMLDVIQYIRALAPERGTS